CGGCAATCAATGTTCCAGGCCAAGTCGATGATCAGATCACCTGGACCAACATATTTGGCCAGGAGTTTCTTGTAGTTTTCCTTGGTTACCCGGTCGATAACGTATTTAACCCCTTTTTTAAGCGAGTCCTTTACTCGCTTTTTGTTGTCGACAAAATCCATAATAGTGATATTTTTAGGTGGAACATCGATCAATTGCAGGACAATCGGGATCGCG
This DNA window, taken from Candidatus Margulisiibacteriota bacterium, encodes the following:
- a CDS encoding saccharopine dehydrogenase NADP-binding domain-containing protein, whose amino-acid sequence is MKKIQEEMMKKQVKFKGNILIIGCGSVSQCAIPIVLQLIDVPPKNITIMDFVDNKKRVKDSLKKGVKYVIDRVTKENYKKLLAKYVGPGDLIIDLAWNIDCR